One Amycolatopsis sp. NBC_00355 genomic window carries:
- a CDS encoding acyl-CoA dehydrogenase family protein, with protein MEPLKDKLTADFYDFEALLPDDERKLLVSAREFMQNDVKPLVNENWEKGTFPKELIGMFRESGLAGLPYEGYGEHKPAVSHLLTGMMAMEMSRTDASVATFFGVHNGLAMYSIYSGGSQEQRDRWLPEMAAMDKIGAFAMTEPLGGSDVAGGMRTTAKKDGDSWILNGAKKWIGNATFADYIVVWARDVDYNHVKGFVVEKDMPGFVPEKIEGKIAFRIVENAEITLTDVRVPEANRLQGIDSFRDVAEILRATRGGVAWQALGVAIGAYEAALAYAQERQQFGRPIARFQLVQDLLVKSLGNITASWGMLVQLARLQDAGIFKDEHSSLAKAFVTSRMREVVAWSREIFGGNGIVLGYDVARFFADAEAIYSFEGTREMNTLIVGKAITGQSAFV; from the coding sequence ATGGAACCGCTCAAGGACAAGCTGACCGCCGACTTCTACGACTTCGAGGCGCTGCTGCCGGACGACGAGCGCAAGCTGCTCGTGAGTGCGCGCGAGTTCATGCAGAACGACGTCAAGCCGCTGGTGAACGAGAACTGGGAAAAGGGCACCTTCCCGAAGGAACTGATCGGGATGTTCCGCGAGAGCGGTCTCGCGGGTCTGCCCTACGAGGGCTACGGCGAGCACAAGCCCGCGGTCAGCCACCTGCTCACCGGCATGATGGCGATGGAGATGAGCCGCACCGACGCGTCGGTCGCGACGTTCTTCGGTGTCCACAACGGACTCGCGATGTACTCGATCTACTCCGGCGGCAGCCAGGAGCAGCGCGACCGCTGGCTCCCCGAGATGGCCGCGATGGACAAGATCGGCGCGTTCGCGATGACCGAGCCGCTCGGCGGCTCCGACGTCGCCGGCGGCATGCGCACCACCGCCAAGAAGGACGGCGACTCCTGGATCCTCAACGGCGCCAAGAAGTGGATCGGCAACGCGACCTTCGCCGACTACATCGTGGTCTGGGCGCGCGACGTCGACTACAACCACGTCAAGGGCTTCGTCGTCGAGAAGGACATGCCGGGCTTCGTGCCGGAGAAGATCGAGGGCAAGATCGCGTTCCGGATCGTCGAGAACGCCGAGATCACCCTGACCGACGTCCGTGTGCCGGAGGCGAACCGCCTGCAGGGCATCGACTCCTTCCGCGACGTCGCGGAGATCCTGCGCGCCACCCGCGGCGGTGTCGCCTGGCAGGCGCTCGGCGTGGCGATCGGCGCCTACGAAGCCGCGCTGGCCTACGCGCAGGAGCGGCAGCAGTTCGGCCGGCCGATCGCCCGCTTCCAGCTGGTGCAGGACCTGCTCGTGAAGAGCCTCGGCAACATCACCGCGTCGTGGGGCATGCTCGTGCAGCTCGCCCGTCTGCAGGACGCCGGGATCTTCAAGGACGAGCACTCGTCGCTGGCCAAGGCGTTCGTGACGTCACGGATGCGCGAGGTCGTCGCCTGGAGCCGAGAGATCTTCGGCGGCAACGGGATCGTGCTCGGCTACGACGTCGCGCGGTTCTTCGCCGACGCCGAGGCGATCTACTCCTTCGAGGGCACGCGCGAGATGAACACCCTGATCGTCGGCAAGGCGATCACCGGGCAGAGCGCGTTCGTGTAA